One [Clostridium] saccharolyticum WM1 DNA segment encodes these proteins:
- the deoC gene encoding deoxyribose-phosphate aldolase, producing the protein MTDLEMLSYVDHTLLKAFATWEEIKELCREAVEYKTASVCIPPCYIRRAHEEFPGLNICTVVGFPLGYSVTASKVLETEKAIQDGASEVDMVVNISDVKNGDYLKVEEEIAKLKKAVGGNILKVIIEACYLTEEEKIAMCKAVTAAGADYIKTSTGFGTGGATLEDIELFKKHIGSDVKIKAAGGVRTLEDLRAYIEAGCSRVGASAAVKLAAQNQ; encoded by the coding sequence ATGACAGATTTAGAAATGTTAAGTTATGTGGACCACACTCTTTTAAAAGCGTTTGCCACATGGGAGGAAATAAAAGAGCTTTGCAGGGAAGCCGTGGAATATAAAACGGCCTCTGTGTGCATCCCGCCCTGTTACATCAGAAGGGCCCATGAGGAATTTCCGGGTCTTAATATCTGTACCGTAGTCGGTTTTCCTCTGGGCTACAGCGTAACGGCTTCAAAGGTCCTTGAGACGGAGAAAGCCATTCAGGACGGGGCCTCTGAGGTAGATATGGTGGTGAACATCAGCGATGTGAAGAATGGGGATTACCTAAAGGTAGAAGAGGAAATCGCCAAGCTGAAAAAAGCGGTGGGCGGAAACATCTTAAAGGTCATCATTGAAGCCTGTTATCTGACGGAAGAAGAGAAAATCGCCATGTGCAAGGCGGTTACGGCAGCAGGTGCAGATTACATCAAGACCTCCACAGGATTTGGTACCGGCGGAGCGACTTTAGAGGATATTGAATTATTTAAAAAACACATCGGATCTGACGTAAAGATCAAGGCAGCCGGCGGAGTCAGAACCCTGGAAGATTTAAGGGCTTATATCGAAGCGGGGTGCAGCAGAGTTGGCGCAAGCGCAGCGGTAAAGCTGGCAGCGCAGAATCAATAA
- a CDS encoding putative glycoside hydrolase, protein MKRWLLTVIAFSLVASGCSRYKGISQPSETDSKTEESRQSTEESVQNTEVEAGQLPMEVSAEPGKKPVKVKGIYISGYMAGSEGLQAILDKIQGTEINTVVIDVKNDDGRITFAMDDAPTVNEIGATEKYIKDIDSLMAQLKARGLYTIARVVAFRDPYLAEKKPDWGLKNKDGSLHRDNKGLAWVNPYRTEVWDYLVEVGAEAANAGFDEIQFDYIRFATDSSMKQVAFLEADTRGRSKTDIITEFIQYAYEKLSSHNVFVSADVFGTIIGSRVDAEAVGQIYHEMACHLDYICPMIYPSHYGDGNFGIDHPDTEPYRTIRAALKLSKQDLDSAREEGRPQAIVRPWLQDFTASYLQHHIPYGAKEIRAQIQAVYDAGYDEWILWSASNRYTWEGLLTDEAAKEEAESLARVRETEETSSAAYSGTKEPQSEATPRQSETREPQSAEQTEGKEEKAKKSLEESTAEAETRPETKADNKKKPRTKPDVVIVTTGGSRN, encoded by the coding sequence ATGAAAAGATGGCTTTTGACAGTGATTGCATTTTCGTTGGTGGCCTCCGGATGCAGCCGGTATAAGGGAATTTCCCAGCCTTCCGAGACAGACAGCAAAACAGAAGAATCTCGGCAGAGTACAGAAGAATCCGTACAGAACACAGAGGTAGAAGCTGGTCAGCTTCCCATGGAAGTATCTGCCGAGCCGGGAAAAAAGCCGGTAAAGGTAAAGGGAATCTATATTTCCGGCTATATGGCTGGTTCTGAGGGACTCCAGGCAATTTTGGACAAGATCCAGGGGACGGAGATCAATACGGTTGTCATTGACGTAAAGAATGACGACGGAAGGATCACCTTTGCAATGGATGACGCACCTACGGTGAATGAGATCGGTGCCACAGAAAAGTACATCAAGGATATTGACAGCCTGATGGCCCAGTTAAAGGCCAGGGGGCTTTATACCATTGCCCGGGTGGTGGCCTTCCGGGATCCATACCTGGCAGAGAAAAAGCCGGATTGGGGGCTTAAGAACAAGGATGGAAGTCTGCACAGGGACAACAAGGGGCTTGCCTGGGTTAATCCTTACCGTACGGAAGTATGGGACTACCTGGTGGAGGTAGGAGCAGAAGCCGCCAATGCCGGGTTTGATGAGATCCAGTTTGACTATATCCGGTTCGCCACGGACAGTTCCATGAAACAGGTGGCATTCCTTGAGGCTGATACCAGGGGCCGCTCCAAAACAGACATTATTACGGAATTCATCCAGTATGCCTATGAAAAGCTGTCTTCACACAATGTTTTTGTTTCTGCCGATGTGTTTGGCACCATCATCGGGAGCAGGGTTGATGCGGAGGCCGTGGGCCAGATCTATCATGAGATGGCCTGTCATCTGGATTATATATGTCCCATGATCTACCCTTCTCATTACGGAGACGGAAACTTTGGCATCGATCATCCGGATACGGAGCCTTACCGTACCATCCGTGCAGCGTTGAAGCTGTCAAAGCAGGATTTAGATTCCGCAAGAGAAGAGGGAAGACCCCAGGCCATTGTCCGTCCCTGGCTGCAGGATTTTACCGCTTCTTATCTGCAGCACCATATCCCTTACGGGGCTAAGGAGATCCGGGCGCAGATTCAGGCGGTGTATGATGCGGGCTACGATGAGTGGATCCTATGGAGTGCATCCAACCGGTATACCTGGGAGGGCCTCCTGACCGATGAGGCAGCCAAAGAGGAAGCAGAGAGTCTTGCCCGGGTGAGAGAAACAGAGGAAACCTCTTCTGCGGCCTACTCCGGAACAAAGGAGCCGCAGTCAGAAGCAACTCCGCGGCAGTCAGAAACAAGAGAGCCTCAATCTGCGGAACAGACGGAGGGAAAAGAGGAGAAAGCCAAAAAGAGTCTTGAGGAAAGCACAGCAGAGGCAGAAACCCGGCCGGAGACGAAGGCGGATAATAAAAAGAAACCCAGAACCAAGCCAGATGTGGTCATAGTGACTACAGGAGGCTCAAGAAATTAG
- a CDS encoding DUF1653 domain-containing protein produces the protein MDRKPRPGDFYRHFKDKMYQVIAVAVHTETEEEMVVYQALYGSFGIYVRPLALFLSEVDKEKYPQVKQKYRFEKVDMGLVQPEKGPCTVTTEKKNEENMGNSGQSQGNPSSAPNPRENKNLLAFLDAGTYHEKLEVLEDRKDRFSAEELLAICEIMEIGRPDSEPEEKYYAVKRYLELQNKYEGARLR, from the coding sequence ATGGACAGAAAGCCCAGACCAGGAGATTTCTACCGGCATTTTAAAGATAAGATGTACCAGGTGATCGCTGTTGCAGTTCATACGGAAACTGAGGAAGAGATGGTGGTTTATCAGGCTCTCTACGGATCCTTTGGGATCTATGTCCGCCCGCTGGCCTTATTTCTCAGTGAGGTGGACAAGGAGAAGTATCCTCAGGTAAAGCAGAAATACAGGTTTGAAAAGGTGGACATGGGTTTGGTACAGCCTGAAAAAGGGCCATGTACGGTAACAACAGAAAAAAAGAACGAAGAAAATATGGGGAACAGTGGCCAGAGTCAAGGGAACCCGTCTTCGGCTCCTAACCCTCGGGAAAATAAAAATCTTCTTGCATTTCTTGATGCCGGGACGTATCATGAGAAGCTGGAGGTTCTTGAAGATCGGAAAGACCGTTTTTCCGCAGAAGAGCTGCTGGCTATCTGCGAGATCATGGAAATCGGAAGACCGGATTCTGAACCGGAGGAGAAATATTATGCAGTGAAGAGGTACTTAGAGCTGCAGAATAAATACGAGGGAGCAAGATTGAGGTGA
- the uvrC gene encoding excinuclease ABC subunit UvrC — protein MDHRSFNIEEELKKLPSQPGVYLMHDKRDEIIYVGKAISLKNRVRQYFQSSRNKTAKIEQMVSRIARFEYIITDSELEALVLECNLIKEHRPRYNTMLKDDKTYPYIKVTVYEDYPRILFSRDMKKDKSKYFGPYTSAGAVKDTIEMIHKLYQIRTCNRNLPRDIGKERPCLNYHIKQCSAPCQNYISKEEYWKSIHRALDFLGGKYGPVIKMLEEKMQAASEEMDYEKAIECRDLLNSVRQIAQKQKITDSGMEDRDIIAMAKDEKDAVVSVFFVREGRLIGREHFHVSIATAEDNSQILTSFVKQFYAGTPFIPKELWIQTGLEDEGVIGEWLSGKRGQKVKIVVPRKGQKERLVELAEKNAVLVLSQDKEKIKREELRTVGAMNEVGDWLGLKGIKRIEAFDISNISGFESVGSMIVYEDGKPKRNDYRKFKIKWVKGANDYASMNEVLTRRFSHGLKEAESLKEKGVDEELGSFTRFPDLIMMDGGRGQVNIALEVLKELDISIPVCGMVKDDNHRTRGLYYNNVEIPIDRHSEGFKLVTRIQDEAHRFAIEYHRSLRSKGQVKSILDDIPGIGPNRRKALMRRFKGLEAIKEATLEELSQTPGMNALAAKSVYEFFHI, from the coding sequence GTGGACCACAGGTCATTTAATATAGAAGAAGAATTAAAAAAATTACCGTCCCAGCCTGGAGTGTATCTTATGCACGACAAGAGGGACGAAATTATCTATGTAGGAAAAGCCATCAGTTTAAAAAACAGGGTCAGGCAGTACTTTCAAAGCAGCAGAAATAAGACCGCAAAAATCGAGCAAATGGTGTCCAGGATCGCCAGGTTTGAATACATTATAACAGACTCTGAGCTGGAAGCCCTTGTGCTGGAGTGCAATCTCATCAAGGAACACCGTCCCCGTTACAATACCATGCTAAAGGACGATAAGACCTATCCCTATATCAAGGTAACGGTGTATGAAGACTATCCCAGGATCTTGTTTTCCAGGGACATGAAAAAGGATAAAAGTAAGTATTTCGGGCCGTATACCAGCGCAGGAGCAGTGAAGGATACCATAGAAATGATCCATAAGCTTTACCAGATCAGGACCTGCAACCGGAACTTGCCAAGAGACATCGGAAAGGAACGGCCCTGCTTGAATTACCATATCAAGCAGTGCTCCGCCCCCTGTCAGAATTATATCAGCAAGGAAGAATACTGGAAATCCATTCACAGGGCCCTGGATTTTTTAGGCGGGAAATACGGTCCTGTCATAAAGATGCTGGAAGAAAAGATGCAGGCGGCATCGGAAGAGATGGACTATGAGAAAGCCATTGAGTGCCGGGATTTATTAAACAGCGTAAGGCAGATTGCCCAGAAGCAGAAGATCACGGACAGCGGCATGGAAGACCGGGATATCATTGCAATGGCAAAGGATGAAAAGGATGCCGTTGTTTCTGTATTTTTTGTCCGGGAAGGCAGGCTCATCGGCCGGGAGCATTTCCATGTAAGCATAGCAACCGCAGAAGATAACAGCCAGATCCTCACCAGCTTTGTAAAACAGTTTTATGCAGGAACTCCTTTTATTCCCAAGGAACTGTGGATACAGACCGGTCTTGAGGATGAAGGCGTCATAGGGGAATGGCTCTCTGGAAAACGGGGGCAGAAGGTGAAGATCGTGGTACCGCGGAAAGGCCAGAAGGAGCGCCTGGTGGAGCTGGCGGAAAAAAATGCGGTTTTGGTGCTTTCCCAGGATAAGGAAAAGATAAAACGGGAAGAGCTTCGCACCGTGGGTGCGATGAATGAGGTGGGAGACTGGCTTGGACTTAAGGGCATCAAGAGGATTGAGGCCTTTGATATTTCCAATATAAGCGGCTTTGAGTCTGTTGGCTCCATGATCGTCTACGAAGACGGGAAACCCAAGCGGAATGATTACAGAAAATTCAAGATCAAATGGGTCAAGGGGGCCAATGACTACGCCTCTATGAACGAGGTGCTTACAAGAAGGTTTTCCCATGGCCTTAAGGAAGCGGAAAGCCTTAAGGAAAAGGGCGTGGATGAGGAGCTTGGAAGCTTCACCCGATTTCCAGATCTGATCATGATGGATGGCGGCCGGGGGCAGGTAAACATTGCTCTGGAGGTATTAAAGGAGCTGGACATTTCCATTCCTGTCTGCGGTATGGTTAAGGATGACAACCACCGGACCAGAGGTCTTTATTATAACAACGTGGAAATTCCCATTGACAGGCATTCCGAAGGTTTTAAGCTGGTCACCAGGATCCAGGATGAGGCCCATCGGTTTGCCATTGAATACCATAGAAGCTTAAGAAGCAAGGGACAGGTGAAATCCATTCTTGATGACATTCCTGGCATTGGCCCTAACAGGAGAAAAGCTCTGATGCGCCGGTTTAAGGGGCTGGAGGCCATAAAGGAAGCCACTCTGGAAGAGCTTTCCCAAACCCCTGGTATGAATGCTCTGGCGGCGAAGAGCGTTTACGAGTTCTTCCACATATAG
- a CDS encoding DUF1846 domain-containing protein, with product MKFGFDNNKYLTMQSEHIKERISQFGDKLYLEFGGKLFDDYHASRVLPGFEPDSKLRMLMQLSDQAEIVIAINAADIEKNKIRHDLGITYDVDVFRLIQSFTDKGLYVGSVVITQYSGQNSADLFKSKLEKMGIKVYRHYTIDGYPSNVSLIVSDEGYGRNDYIETTKPLVIITAPGPGSGKMATCLSQLYHENKRGIKAGYAKFETFPVWNIPLKHPVNLAYEAATADLNDVNMIDPFHLEAYGKTTVNYNRDVEIFPVLSAIFEGIYGECPYKSPTDMGVNMAGFCVVDDEACREASMQEIIRRYYQALSRLARDMGSKEEVYKIELLMKQAKITTEMRKVVNAASQLAEEKGSPAAALELDDGTIVTGKTTNLLGASAALLLNAVKVLGNIPHDIHLISPSAIEPIQKLKINYLGSKNPRLHTDEVLIALSACAAADPNAQVALEQLPKLKGREAHTSVLLSDVDVKVFKKLGVNLTCEPIYEEKKIYH from the coding sequence ATGAAATTTGGATTTGATAACAACAAATATTTAACCATGCAGTCAGAGCACATCAAGGAGCGGATCAGCCAGTTTGGAGACAAGCTATATCTGGAATTCGGCGGCAAGCTGTTTGATGATTACCACGCTTCCAGGGTACTTCCCGGATTTGAACCTGACAGCAAGCTCCGCATGCTGATGCAGCTATCGGACCAGGCAGAGATTGTGATTGCCATCAATGCTGCCGACATCGAGAAGAATAAGATCCGCCACGATCTTGGCATCACCTACGATGTGGATGTGTTCCGTCTGATCCAGTCCTTTACGGATAAAGGGCTCTATGTGGGAAGTGTTGTTATCACACAGTACTCCGGACAGAATTCCGCTGATTTATTTAAAAGCAAGCTGGAAAAAATGGGGATAAAGGTGTACCGTCACTATACCATTGACGGCTATCCAAGCAATGTTTCTTTAATTGTAAGTGACGAAGGATACGGGAGAAATGATTATATAGAAACAACAAAGCCTCTTGTTATTATTACGGCTCCAGGGCCTGGCAGCGGAAAAATGGCTACCTGCTTATCCCAGCTCTATCACGAGAACAAGCGGGGAATCAAGGCCGGATACGCCAAGTTTGAGACATTCCCTGTATGGAATATTCCGTTAAAGCATCCGGTAAATTTAGCTTACGAGGCTGCAACGGCAGATCTAAACGATGTGAATATGATCGATCCCTTTCACTTGGAGGCCTATGGAAAAACCACAGTCAATTACAACCGGGATGTGGAGATCTTTCCAGTATTAAGTGCTATTTTTGAAGGGATATACGGAGAATGCCCTTATAAATCCCCTACGGATATGGGTGTAAATATGGCCGGCTTCTGTGTGGTGGATGACGAAGCCTGCAGGGAAGCATCCATGCAGGAAATCATCAGACGTTATTACCAGGCGCTTTCCCGTCTGGCAAGGGATATGGGCTCCAAGGAAGAGGTTTATAAGATTGAACTTCTCATGAAGCAGGCAAAAATAACCACTGAGATGAGAAAAGTGGTGAACGCCGCCAGTCAGCTTGCAGAAGAGAAGGGCTCTCCGGCCGCTGCACTTGAATTAGACGACGGAACCATTGTCACTGGTAAAACTACCAACTTATTAGGCGCATCTGCCGCCCTTTTGTTAAATGCAGTCAAGGTCTTAGGGAATATCCCCCATGACATCCACCTGATCTCACCTTCTGCCATTGAACCAATCCAGAAATTAAAGATCAACTATCTGGGAAGCAAAAATCCACGTCTTCATACGGACGAAGTATTAATTGCCCTGTCCGCCTGTGCGGCTGCCGATCCCAATGCCCAGGTGGCCTTAGAGCAGCTTCCCAAATTAAAAGGCCGGGAGGCTCATACTTCCGTGCTTCTTTCCGACGTGGACGTTAAAGTATTTAAAAAGCTGGGGGTGAACTTAACCTGTGAGCCCATCTATGAAGAGAAAAAGATTTATCATTAA
- a CDS encoding methionyl aminopeptidase, whose translation MFKIGRNDACWCGSGKKYKNCHLSFDQKLENYAVMGDEVPEHYMIKTPAQIEGVRRAGIVNNRILDLVGEMIKPGITTEDINTLVHESTIRLGGIPAPLNFEGYPKSVCTSINEVVCHGIPDPKRVLLEGDIINVDVTTIVDGYYADASRMYCIGEVSPEASKLVRVTKESVELALKEARAWGHLGDIGAAISQHISANGFTVVREIGGHGVGLDFHEEPWVSHIGTRGTDMLLVPGMIFTIEPMVNAGKPDVVQDDEDGWTIYTKDGSLSAQWEYTVLITEQGPEVLAR comes from the coding sequence ATGTTTAAAATAGGAAGAAATGATGCATGCTGGTGTGGCAGCGGAAAGAAATATAAAAACTGCCATCTGTCTTTTGACCAAAAGCTTGAGAATTATGCGGTCATGGGAGATGAGGTTCCGGAGCACTATATGATAAAAACACCGGCACAGATCGAAGGGGTCCGCCGTGCGGGAATCGTAAACAACAGGATTCTTGACCTTGTGGGTGAAATGATTAAGCCCGGCATCACCACGGAAGATATCAATACCCTGGTCCACGAAAGCACCATCAGGCTGGGTGGAATCCCTGCCCCTTTAAATTTTGAGGGATATCCCAAAAGTGTATGCACCTCAATCAATGAGGTCGTATGTCACGGGATCCCGGATCCGAAACGGGTCTTACTGGAGGGAGATATTATCAATGTAGATGTGACCACCATTGTGGATGGCTATTATGCCGATGCGTCCAGGATGTACTGCATAGGCGAAGTGTCTCCTGAGGCTTCCAAGCTGGTCCGTGTTACGAAGGAGAGCGTGGAGCTGGCTCTTAAAGAAGCAAGGGCATGGGGCCATCTTGGGGATATCGGAGCAGCGATTTCCCAACATATTTCTGCCAATGGCTTTACGGTAGTAAGGGAAATCGGCGGACACGGTGTAGGGCTGGATTTCCATGAAGAGCCATGGGTCAGCCACATCGGAACAAGAGGGACTGATATGCTTTTAGTTCCAGGGATGATATTTACCATTGAACCAATGGTGAATGCCGGAAAGCCCGACGTAGTCCAGGATGATGAGGATGGTTGGACTATTTACACTAAGGATGGAAGCCTGTCTGCCCAGTGGGAGTATACGGTTTTAATCACAGAACAGGGACCGGAGGTGCTGGCAAGATAA
- a CDS encoding DNA-3-methyladenine glycosylase I yields MEMKRCFWVDESSPVYVKYHDEEWGVPVYDDKKLYEMFLLETFQAGLSWITILRKREAFREAFDGFDAEKVASYGEEKIRDLMENAGIIRNRRKMDAAVKNARVFLEIQREFGSFSEYLWGFTNNEILVNQDDCFQVKTELSDRVSKDMKKRGMAFVGSVTIYSYLQAVGVVNDHELSCFCRKNVRE; encoded by the coding sequence ATGGAGATGAAACGTTGCTTTTGGGTGGATGAATCCTCCCCCGTGTATGTAAAGTATCATGACGAAGAGTGGGGAGTGCCGGTTTATGATGATAAAAAGCTTTACGAAATGTTCCTTTTGGAAACCTTTCAGGCAGGGCTTTCCTGGATAACCATACTGAGAAAAAGAGAGGCCTTCCGGGAAGCCTTTGATGGCTTTGATGCGGAAAAGGTGGCATCCTATGGAGAAGAAAAGATAAGAGACTTAATGGAGAATGCGGGCATCATAAGAAACAGGAGAAAGATGGACGCCGCCGTGAAAAATGCCCGTGTGTTTCTGGAAATCCAGCGGGAATTCGGTTCTTTCTCTGAATATTTATGGGGATTTACAAACAATGAGATCCTGGTTAACCAGGATGACTGTTTCCAGGTGAAAACCGAATTGTCAGACAGGGTATCAAAGGATATGAAAAAGCGTGGAATGGCCTTTGTAGGTTCTGTTACTATATATTCCTACCTTCAGGCCGTGGGCGTTGTCAATGACCATGAGCTTTCCTGCTTTTGCCGCAAGAATGTCCGGGAATAA
- a CDS encoding pyrimidine-nucleoside phosphorylase, protein MRMYDIIAKKRNGEVLAEPEIRFMIDGYVKGEIPDYQMSAMLMSIYFKGMNDTETAILTDAVAHSGDMVDLSPIQGVKVDKHSTGGVGDKTTLVVAPIVAACGVKVAKMSGRGLGHTGGTVDKMESIPGMKTVLTEEEFFQVVNKTGLSVIGQSGNLAPADKKLYALRDVTATVDSIPLIAASIMSKKLAAGNDCILLDVKTGSGAFMKTLEDSITLAEKMVAIGEHAGKRTMALITNMDIPLGSMIGNSLEVMEAVETLHGRGPEDLTEVCLNLASGMLFLAGKGSLEECRGLAEGAIADGSALQRLIAMVEAQGGDSSVIRDTSLFSKAPLQREVKALKSGYITHMNTEQCGIASSLLGAGRITKESVIDYTAGIALKKKAGQKVEEGETIAVLYTSVEELFAASEEEFLKAVTISGKKPEEEPLIYAIVTKEGVKRLTE, encoded by the coding sequence ATGAGGATGTACGATATCATTGCAAAAAAACGAAACGGTGAAGTTCTGGCGGAGCCAGAGATTCGTTTCATGATCGACGGCTATGTAAAGGGGGAGATTCCCGACTATCAGATGTCTGCTATGCTGATGTCCATATATTTTAAAGGGATGAATGATACGGAAACAGCCATTCTTACTGATGCAGTGGCTCATTCCGGTGATATGGTGGATTTATCCCCCATTCAGGGCGTGAAAGTGGATAAACACTCGACCGGTGGTGTTGGGGATAAGACCACTCTGGTGGTAGCGCCCATCGTGGCTGCCTGCGGAGTCAAGGTGGCAAAGATGTCAGGACGGGGCTTGGGACATACGGGAGGGACCGTTGATAAAATGGAATCCATTCCCGGAATGAAGACGGTGCTGACAGAGGAAGAGTTCTTCCAGGTAGTCAATAAAACCGGTCTTTCCGTAATCGGGCAGTCCGGAAATCTGGCTCCTGCAGATAAAAAGCTTTATGCCCTTCGGGATGTTACTGCCACTGTGGACAGCATCCCTTTAATTGCTGCTTCCATAATGAGCAAAAAACTGGCGGCAGGAAATGACTGTATTCTTCTTGATGTAAAGACCGGAAGCGGGGCATTTATGAAGACCCTGGAGGATTCCATTACCTTAGCAGAGAAGATGGTGGCGATTGGTGAACATGCAGGAAAGAGGACCATGGCCCTCATCACCAATATGGACATTCCCCTGGGAAGCATGATCGGCAACAGCCTGGAGGTTATGGAAGCCGTGGAAACCCTTCACGGAAGAGGGCCTGAGGACTTGACAGAGGTCTGCTTAAACCTGGCATCCGGAATGCTCTTCCTGGCAGGAAAGGGCAGCCTGGAGGAATGCAGGGGACTGGCAGAAGGAGCCATTGCCGATGGAAGTGCTTTGCAGCGGCTTATTGCCATGGTAGAAGCCCAGGGCGGTGATTCTTCTGTAATCAGAGATACCAGCCTTTTTTCCAAGGCCCCCCTTCAACGGGAAGTGAAGGCTCTAAAAAGCGGATATATCACCCATATGAATACGGAGCAATGCGGAATCGCCTCCTCGCTTTTAGGAGCAGGAAGAATTACCAAGGAAAGTGTCATTGATTATACAGCAGGAATCGCCCTTAAGAAAAAGGCAGGCCAGAAGGTGGAAGAGGGGGAGACCATTGCCGTACTCTATACTTCTGTGGAAGAGCTGTTTGCGGCTTCTGAGGAGGAATTTTTAAAGGCGGTCACCATCAGCGGGAAGAAGCCGGAAGAAGAACCCCTGATTTACGCCATTGTTACAAAGGAAGGCGTCAAACGTCTGACAGAATAG
- the murB gene encoding UDP-N-acetylmuramate dehydrogenase encodes MTGFYEKLLGAADKDHIKIGEEMRKHTSFRVGGPAACFVIPADETELSGVMALCREEEVPFFILGNGSNLLVGDEGFDGVVISMDSFCSCQVNKETGIVTAGAGASLKRIAQEAYKASLTGFEFAAGIPGTLGGAVVMNAGAYGSEMKEVLKSVRVMTAGGEVRDLPADQLSLGYRTSCIIPKQYVVLEARIRLRDGDEVSIKNRMDELAGRRREKQPLEYPSAGSTFKRPEGYFAGKLIEEAGLRGFSLGGAQVSEKHCGFVINKDHATAADIRDLCEEVKKRVFKNSGVALEMEVKTLGKF; translated from the coding sequence ATGACTGGATTTTATGAAAAACTTCTTGGTGCAGCCGATAAGGACCATATAAAAATTGGGGAAGAGATGCGAAAGCATACCTCGTTCCGGGTGGGCGGCCCTGCCGCCTGCTTTGTGATTCCGGCAGATGAGACAGAGCTAAGCGGGGTTATGGCACTCTGCCGTGAGGAAGAGGTACCTTTTTTCATACTGGGCAATGGAAGCAATCTTCTGGTTGGGGATGAAGGCTTTGACGGAGTGGTCATTTCCATGGATAGCTTCTGCAGTTGTCAGGTGAATAAGGAAACAGGGATTGTAACGGCCGGAGCCGGAGCGTCCCTGAAACGGATTGCACAGGAAGCTTATAAGGCTTCATTGACCGGCTTTGAGTTTGCAGCCGGAATCCCGGGCACCCTTGGGGGGGCCGTGGTGATGAACGCCGGAGCCTATGGTTCGGAGATGAAGGAAGTTCTTAAGTCTGTCAGAGTTATGACAGCCGGTGGAGAAGTGCGGGATCTGCCCGCTGACCAGCTTTCCTTGGGATACCGGACCAGTTGCATTATACCGAAGCAGTATGTTGTGCTGGAAGCAAGGATCCGTTTAAGAGATGGGGATGAGGTTTCCATTAAAAACCGGATGGATGAACTGGCAGGCAGAAGAAGAGAAAAGCAGCCTTTGGAATATCCAAGTGCTGGAAGTACTTTTAAGAGGCCGGAGGGGTATTTTGCCGGCAAGCTCATAGAGGAGGCAGGCTTAAGAGGATTTTCTCTTGGAGGTGCCCAGGTATCGGAGAAGCACTGCGGATTTGTCATAAACAAGGATCACGCCACTGCTGCTGATATCAGAGACCTGTGTGAAGAGGTGAAAAAAAGGGTATTTAAGAATTCCGGAGTGGCTCTTGAGATGGAGGTAAAGACGCTGGGGAAGTTTTAG
- the hprK gene encoding HPr(Ser) kinase/phosphatase: protein MHGVAITDLIKKMNFRNMTPEIDAEKIVLSHPDVNRPALQLAGFFDHFDNERVQIIGYVEQEYINQMNHERKLEMYDKLLSSQIPCLVYSRSQAPDEDMLAFCNHYGVPCLVSDKTTSDLMAEVIRWLKVKLAPCISIHGVLVDVFGEGVLIMGESGIGKSEAALELIKRGHRLVTDDVVEIRKVSDETLIGSAPEITRHFIELRGIGIIDVKTLFGVESVKDTQSIDMVIKLEDWDRDKEYDRMGIEDQYTEFLGNRVVCHSIPVRPGRNLAIIVESAAVNYRQKKMGYNAAQELYNRVQANLSRKQDD from the coding sequence ATGCATGGAGTAGCCATAACAGATTTGATTAAGAAGATGAATTTCCGGAACATGACTCCGGAGATTGATGCGGAAAAAATTGTGCTCAGCCATCCGGATGTCAACCGTCCGGCTTTGCAGCTGGCAGGATTTTTTGATCATTTTGACAACGAACGGGTGCAGATCATCGGTTATGTGGAGCAGGAATACATCAATCAGATGAATCATGAGAGAAAGCTTGAGATGTACGACAAGCTTTTATCCAGCCAGATCCCATGCCTGGTATACAGCCGGAGCCAGGCTCCTGATGAAGATATGCTGGCGTTTTGCAATCATTACGGTGTCCCATGCCTTGTGTCAGATAAGACCACATCAGATCTCATGGCAGAGGTCATCCGCTGGCTTAAGGTGAAGCTGGCGCCATGCATCAGCATTCACGGGGTTTTGGTGGATGTGTTCGGTGAAGGTGTGCTGATCATGGGAGAGAGCGGGATCGGGAAAAGCGAGGCGGCGCTGGAACTTATAAAAAGAGGTCACCGTCTTGTGACCGATGACGTAGTGGAGATCCGCAAGGTTAGCGATGAGACGCTGATTGGAAGTGCCCCGGAGATTACCAGGCATTTTATTGAATTAAGAGGCATCGGCATCATTGATGTCAAGACTCTCTTCGGTGTGGAGAGCGTAAAGGACACCCAGTCCATTGATATGGTGATCAAGCTGGAGGACTGGGATAGGGATAAGGAATACGACAGAATGGGAATTGAAGACCAGTATACGGAATTTCTGGGAAACCGGGTGGTATGTCACTCCATTCCGGTACGTCCCGGGCGTAATCTGGCCATTATCGTTGAATCTGCTGCCGTCAATTACAGACAAAAGAAGATGGGGTACAACGCGGCTCAGGAATTATACAACCGCGTCCAGGCAAACCTTTCAAGAAAACAGGATGATTGA